The DNA region tcgaaactacatcattttaagcattcgaaatattcaaaaacatccatatacattcgacatatttacggtttcactgtaaaatccctagcttCCATCGTAACCGTCGTAAACCGACGtatattctcagaaaaaatatttttacttggtttttcaacataagggtaaaaagggtaaaaaaaatacggtttgcttattttgataaaatttttctagggtggcctaaaaacgtataaacgcttaattttttgcctattttaattaattacccttttttatatctgaaaaatatttatagataataaaaaggAATTTTTGGGCTCAGAAAGGCAAGTGATATGGATACAGACGGGTTGACCTAGAGCGGGCCAAAGTGGAATCCATTCCGATTATGTTGGGCTGAATAAATTTTCGTTCTGGTTAAGACTAGAAGGTTTAGGTTCTGTTGAGCTAAGCGGGCTAAGTACTACATATGAGCATGACTCTTGCTATCTGGTTTATTCCCTTCTCTCAACTTGGAAAATTATAATGCAAATGCAACTCGGTTACAAAAGAGACTAAGATAAGAACAATCTTTAGAATAGTactacaaatttgaaatttgtatcCCGAATTTAGCAGCTAAAGAAAGTTACATAATTTGGATGTACCATTGTAGTAATAAATAGGCCAAAGGCCCAAGTACATATCCGTACCCAACgtttattacttttataaattggtgtttgttaaatattaaaaatttaaactttcattcatgaatttttaaaattaatagaattagttagtttcaagaataaaattattatttaattaataatatattaaaaataataaaacctcatttgttttttttgttcagaaaactaataatttttctcataattaaattttaaaatgttacatttttcttttttctccctcACTTCTTTAGCATTGTCTCTAACCCTTTGTCCCGTTTGTGATGAAGTCGGCCTAGAACGGAGACGAGAGAAATTGGATGGGAAAGAGAAgtcgagagggagagaaaatGTAGTTAGAGACGACAAAGTTCGTTGAAAAGtggtgagagaaaaaaaaatctaggggagaatgtaactttttaaaattattagaagtgtattgttagtttttaaaactacggaaagaaaataaaataaaattttagttaaatatttttttttaaataacgattttatctttaaatttaatagaaaaaattaataaaaaaataaatatttaaacttttaaaacctTACGGATAAAAGTTTAAACATAGAATAAACTTTGGGTAAGAATAACTCTTTCAgcctaataaataataatactcAGATTCCAATTGATATTTTCTCCTTCTCCAAACTTCTAGTTGGTATAAAACAAGGCACGaataaaaatatgcaaaagCAGTGATATATGCGCCTGCTGCCCCATCTGATCTCATACATACTTGCTGCTGAAAACATTTGTTCTTGTGTCAAAGATATCCGGCTTCATACTTGCGAGCATTCTGGATTGTTTTCGGCATATTCATAAACTGAAGCTTTCTTTACTTGATATCCGCATCAGTTTATCTTTGAGAAAGGCTTCAATATATCTATAATGAACCGAACCGAATGAAAAATTGTAGTTGCTACTTCTGTTGTTTTATAGGAACGGATACCTTTTGATGCTTTCATGGCCATGATGGTAGAATCTGCATATTACACAAAGGAATATGTCGAAGAGTGCTGCTAGCATTCTTATTGCAGAAGTTTTTAATTATAGGCTGGAATAAAAAGCCTATTGTAACCTTTCGACCCACCAAGAGATTTTGTTTGTGACATAATTTGGCCTAAAAGCTCTCCTCTGTTCTGTTATTTgtcgaaaaaacaaaacaagttTCAAGCTCAAAAATCAGATCAAGCTGAAACACGTCAAATTGTTTGTTCTTGTTTGACcacaaacataaacaataatgtcAAAAAGGAAACTTCAGAAAGAAGGTGATCCATGATGGTTAATATCTGTCCATTAGAACAAATGATCGGCGACAAATGTGGGGAATCATTTTCCAAACTCTTagtgaaaaaaatagtttttgtaGTCAGCTGCTGTTTTCAACTTCTAACTAAGGAGAGAATTGGATTCAAATTCTTCATCGGGGCTGTTAAAATCCACCGAATCTTCATGTCATTTTCGTGAACAATGAGTTCATCTAGAACAGGGGAAGAGCCTTTTTGATGTTTTGCAGCTTTGAAACATTTTAACGGCTTTGAAAACTTCTAACATTGTTGAATTTAGATGAATATTAtaacttttagaaaaaaaattaatggttgACCAAAAGGGTTAAAGAGAGCCTGTTGACTCATtggatttgaaaaattagtagTTATCcccttagatttaaaaaattaataatttaacatcttttaggtttgaaaatttatattaaaaaatatcaaaataatattctttatattttaatttttattcaattttgattattttatactGTATCCCTGGATTTGTTGTTACAGTAATGTAAGATAAAGATTGAAGATAAGACGACtgtaaacatatataattttttgaagaaTCTAATTCTCTTCGACAGTGTTAGAGAGAAGAACTTCAATAGCAGTAAAAggatttattcaaattcaaccgTGGCTTTATTTTAGCCActtgcaattaaaaaaaattctcattgATCATCATTTACCCAGttactttcaaattttgataaagtttTTCAGCCAAGTTGCCATGGGTTAGAATTTCAACTTGGAATCTTCGATCagatatttttgaaagaaatcaCGTAAAGCTCCTCCACAAATGGTGGACTGTGGAGAGCtggaaattaataataatcagCTAGTCATTATTATTCTCAAGGCATTTTTGCAACAATACCATGGCATTGGCGGTGCCTTCATCTATAAGACTTCTTACAGTTCCGAtgatattaagattttattttatcaaatataatagtatttatttaataaaatacattattGATAATTCAATGTTatgaatgtaattatatttatatgaattatagtttgatgtttaattattttaagataattattaataacttacGGTAACCTTCATCTTCATTACCCAATTGTGCAAACGGGTCGAATATATCTTTGTCTAGCCCCAGCAAGAATCACTCTCCAGGGCCTCTATTTCATTTACCAAACTTTCTCTCCTTGTTGGTTTGACAGTTGGATATTATTAACTACCAGAATTTCCATGATTCCGCATTCAACTACCGAATTGTCTAACCTCATTAGTAATCTATAAGTCACAGGAGGTTTAAATCCTTACTCTCTTATGTCTTGAACTACACCTTAGAGGTGatatatatgtgtttttgtCTTCGGATACATGCATGCGAAGAAGACGAGAATAAGGTTGAAGAAGTTCGCATGCAAAGCACGGTCCTTTTTGCAGGCTGGTGggcaaattaaattatacaaaacctccaaatattttgaatttcgGTGCAAGTATTAGGTGAAGAATGGTCGTTTATTCTCTGCGCCAGCTAGCTGTTTAAACTATCAACTTTTACCTAATATTTTTCAACTATAATCTTCTACAGCAGGAACTTTGCACTTAACATGCCCTCATCGTCCTTTTGCTTTTTAGGTTAGCCCATTTTAGGTTTTCTTTCAGTGTTAGGCATATATGCATTTTAATAAGAGCTGTCCAGCTGACAAAAAGTTCTCCATTGAAGAGAAATAATAGTAAGAAACAATGAATCAAAGGCACTTTACCCACAAGTGGTGCTTCAATTCAGCCAAGCATATCCCACCTCAATCttaatttataaagtaatttaaagAGGTAGGATCTTTTTAGTTAAAGAATTTAGCTGCCTACCCTTAAGTGTGACTTCATGGCAAACAGGCTTCAGACAAAGATAAAtgtcttattattattatatatataaatatacaatgcATAAAGAATCTAATTTCTTTCTTGTCATATTGTCTGTGTTTTGTTAGGTCAGGGAAgtttaaaggttaaaaaaaatatataatatgcagggaataatatatagaaattatCTTCATTATAGTGCGAATTCTATTTAGATAagcatctttctttcttttgtacGAAgatcttatgatatgatatttttatgaGTCAAAATCCTTATTCTTatcttaaatttagtttatttttaaatttttatttactaaatttttattaaaatattatattaaattttaaaaaaaatattacttaattaataatattaaaaaatatataaatttatttttctttttaatttaaaaagatattaactttttatgattaaattttgaaaaattctgaTTCTTCTCTAATGTTAATCGATAATGTTGCAAAATGGATACTTGAGAGTCAGGTAAATTTAGCCGTGGAGGAAGTTTCTAGTAATGCCGACATGTGAGGCTCAGCGGCCAAGTTTGGGCCGTCCAACCGGTGGGGCACGTCTGTCCAGCCTAGACTGAGGGTAGGTGGGTGTTGTCCTTTATAATCCGAGCCCAAAACGCAAGGTTGACTAAAGTCGTTACATCagaatcaatcaaattttcgAAATCTAAAAGTAAACAGTTGGTTTATGTGAACAATAAATTGATCGACGCCCTCAAGACTAAACTGTTTCACCCGTGGTCAGCCCAAGGGATGCCTTTAATTAAACTCCGTTATTTTTTTTGCCAAGTGTTGACGAATATCATATACACTTCTACGGCAAACagttaaacaaatcaaaaaatGACACGTGGtaataatacataaatgagAGAACGAAACCCAATTCAAGGTTGGCGAATCCACAATAGTGCTGAATTTCCATTGCCATCGATGCATGAGTATTAAACTCATGAATTAGTTAATATAATAGGTGTAAATCTGATTGTTatattttgagatttatttatttaattaaattggattgaaataatatattattatataattatatataattttatttttaatttaaaattatttaattatataataaaatatcatttaaatatataatttgataattaaaactGATTATACATGATacatgttacacaaaaccaacCCTTTTCTCCAACAAACCAACCAAAGTTTTAGGTCATCTTTTTCACGTAAAACAGCCAAACAGAGTGATAATGTTCAACATAAAAACAAATGccaaagggaaaaggactatttcccacccaaattttagacCGTTCTCAAACCTATACCGATGAGAGATGAAAGACCTCAATTCTCACTTATAGCCagacttctgttaattttttttgtttaatggatgggtaaaatagttattttactatttatattaaaaagttataacgTTTATTACTCTTCGTCTCTCccataggttttagaaactaatatttcacatttatctaaagttttaaaattttaaaaagtaacatttttacctCCAAATataaggttttcatattttttaaaactcagtcgtccctcataactttcaaaaatagcagtttcactcTCATTCTTTAACTTTATCTTTCGACGTTGTCTTTGACCTCCTCCTTCTtctggtgcgatgaagagatctccatctcctcgtcgcacggtgcgatCAAGAGACAGAAATCTCTCTGTCGCACCAatgtgcgacgaagagacggagatctctccGTCGCACCAAtatgcgacaaagagatctctcttcgtcgcacaaCCCAGATGACCGCGTCGTCCAGACGTGACAATGAAGTATCATCCTTCATCTATTCTTTCAGATTTGGACGACGAAGGGTCCTTCGTCGTTCTTTATAGTCAGAGATGAGAGATCGGTAGAATGCGTTAACTGTTGGTGGTGGTCGGGGAAAGaagcaaaccttaggggtgaaatataaacttttcaaactttgaggaagagtcgaagtgttagtttttaaaacctagaggagagaaatgataaaattttaaagtttatagataaaataatgattttacccatgtctctaactgaaattttggaCGGTAGTTTAACCATGGGTGGAAATtagagtttttcatcttttatgagtgtaagtttaaaaatagcctaaaatttggatgggaaatagtccttaaTGCCAAATGACTTGGATTGCCCATACCTTTTTCTTCCCCTTTCTCCTTTTTTAACGTGACACCCAATGACATGCTTAAGGCTTTTGCAACCTTGACATCATCACCTTACAACTTTATTATTAACTTCAAAGCTTACCATTATGCCATTGCCATCCTACTCCTTCACCATTACCATTTTATCATCACTTCCAAATTTTGGGCTTCATAATAAATTCTCTTCATGGAAAGATTGAGCACATTCTTGGATCCCAATATCAATTGATCtatgataataatattcttaTGAAAAATCAAGTAATATTCCTTTCTCCTGATTCACAGCTCTCAACCTCTCCCTATATAAACAAAAGAGACAACATTAAATAAACAGAAGCTAACATTTGCAAGAGTGGTAGATGTATTTAACACCTGACTACTCAAGCCATTCACCAAATCATAGACGCAACACCACTGTAACCTATTGTTTTGCTTTTGAGACTCGTACTCTAACACGGCAAATGCTACAACAAAGTAgtgaagattaaaaaataaggtagaagggaaagagagagagagagagactggTGTTTGTGTGGTTTTGTTCGCTCTTAgcttttttatttcttactttctctctctcatttCATTTCTACGTGTTATCATAGTTGTTTTGGAGATGAGGAAGCTAGATTAGGGGGGCTTTTGGTTAAGGTTATGCTCtgttatatattttcatttgtatGTTGAATTGAAGAAACAGAGAGCGATAGTTTTTATCAATCACAGGGGTGGGTTTGTTTGTGCCTCGACAATCGACACCAAAACGATTTTCAAGAACAAACCCAGGTCAGTTTTTGTATTTTCTGAAACGGGTTTGGTTGAGTGTTTGTTGATATTTAGCTCTGCCTTCTCCCTCTATTCTTCCCCATGTGTTTTTTCTCCAGATGACATAAATGATGGAGAGTGTAGAGAGAGAAGTGCAATACGGAAAGAAAAATGATTCCCTTCTTTCttactttgttttttaatttcccGCTGGATTTGTTTGTGTTCGTTTTTAGTGTTGTTGATAAAAGTCTGTTTATCGTTTTGTTGTTATGGGCAATGTGTCAATAAAACTTATAAGTTGTTGttgttggtttttgttttgcttCTCATTGAACAGATGGTGAGATGCCCTTCATTTGTAGACCACTTGATCTCTCGTTTAGCTTAACTCAACAACAATTCAGTTTTCTTCTCGGTCTCAAAAATCTTTTACTCCAACAATTCGACTTATTCAATGACGGGTATCATTGTTTTGTTGAATAGAATATCAGTTTCTTATTCAGAAAGGCAATTGCATTATGCCCTTTTGAAGGCTATTCAAGGCTTGCCAATTTTGGAGCTATCCTCAATTTGCATCAACTTGACGCTTTTCCTTGTGTTTCTCTTCATAATATCCGCAAAGCAAGTATTTGTATGCTTGGGTAGAATTAGGATTCTTAAAGATGATTCTGTTGCCAGTTCAAGCCCAGTTAGGCGTAGCAGTGTTGATGGAGAAATTAGAGATGTCAAGATTAGTACCAGGTTCAAAATGTCTGTGTTTTGTTGTTTCTACGTGTTGTTTCTGCAAGTCTTAGTTTTGGGATTTGATGGGGTTGGTTTGATAAGAAAGGCTGTTGATGGCAAGGTAGTGGACTGGTCTACTCTTTGCTTGCCTGCTGCTCAAGGCTTAGCTTGGTTCGTATTGAGTTTTTCGGCTCTTCATTGTAAATTTCAGGTGTCTGAGAAATTTCCACTTTTGTTGAGGGTATGGTGGGTTGTGTCATTTCTCATCTGCTTGTGTACTCTGTATGTTGACGGCAGAGGATTGTTAGTTGAAGGTGCTAGATACTTATGTTCTCATGCTGTGGCAAATTCTGCAGCAACCCCAGCTTTTGCATTCCTATGTTTTGCTGCAAATGCAGGTGTTACTGGTATACAAGTGTGTAGAAACTCTGACCTTCAGGAACCACTGCTTCTTGAAGAAGCGACAGGATGTCTTAAGGTCACTCCTTATGGGGAAGCTGGCCTTTTTAGCTTGGCCACACTTTCTTGGTTGAATCCACTTCTCTCGATTGGTGCCAAGAGACCGCTTGAGCTTAAGGATATTCCCCTTCTTGCACCAAAAAATCGAGCCAAGACCAATTATaagattttgaattcaaattgggAGAAAGTGAAGTCTGAGAATCCTTCCGAGCGGCCCTCTTTAGCTTGGGCAATTCTGAAGTCATTCTGGAAGGAAGCAGCTTGGAATGCTCTCTTTGCTGGGTTGAACACCATTGTCTCCTATGTTGGTCCATTCATGCTTAGCAACTTTGTGGATTATTTAGGGGGAAAGGAAACTTTCCCTCATGAGGGCTATGTTCTTGCTGGGATATTCTTTGCTGCGAAGCTGGTTGAGACCTTAACAACCCGGCAATGGTATCTTGGAGTTGACATTTTGGGTATGCATGTGAGATCATCTCTTACAGCAATGGTGTACAGAAAGGGACTCAAGCTCTCAAGCTTAGCTAAGCAAAGTCACACCAGTGGAGAGATTGTTAATTACATGGCTGTTGATGTCCAGAGAATAGGGGATTACTCTTGGTATCTCCATGACATATGGATGCTTCCTCTGCAAATAATTCTTGCTCTTGGAATCTTGTATAAAAATGTTGGAATTGCTTCTCTAGCAACATTGATTGCCACCATCATCTCCATTGTTGTTACTGTCCCTCTAGCAAAGGTCCAAGAAGGATTTCAAGACAAATTAATGGCTGCCAAGGATGAAAGGATGAGGAAAACTTCAGAGTGCCTTAGGAATATGAGAATTCTCAAGTTGCAGGCTTGGGAGGAGAGGTATCGAAAGTCATTGGAGGAGATGCGAGGTGTAGAGTTCAAGTGGCTCCAGAAGGCTCTTTATTCTCAAGCTTTTATTACATTCATTTTCTGGAGCTCCCCCATATTTGTTGCTACTGTAACTTTTGGTACTTCTATATTGTTGGGAGCTCAACTCACAGCAGGAGGTGTTCTTTCTGCTCTGGCAACTTTCAAAATTCTTCAAGAACCACTCAGGAATTTTCCTGACTTGGTATCAATGATGGCCCAGACAAAGGTTTCTCTTGATCGAATTTCTGGATTCCTGCAGGAAGAGGACTTGCAGGAAGATGCAACCATTCTTGTGCCACGAGGAACAACGAACATTGCCATAGAGATTGAAAATGGTGAGTTTTGTTGGGACCAATGTATTTCAAGGTCAACTTTGTCTGGAATATCAATGAAAGTGGAGAGAGGGATGCGTGTGGCTGTTTGTGGCATGGTTGGTTCTGGTAAATCAAGCTTGCTCTCTTGCATACTTGGGGAGATACCAAAGATCTCCGGCGAAGTAAGTCATTGTGGAACTTCCGTTATGttgttgatatttaaatttcttctcTGATATACATTGAACACTTGTTTGCAATATCTTTTCCATTATTGTTAACAGCTAGTAAGTCATTTTTCTCTGTTCAATACTTTTCAGGTAAAAGTGTGTGGTACAGCTGCTTACGTTTCTCAATCAGCATGGATACAATCTGgaaatattgaagaaaatattctttttggCAGTCCAATGGATAAAGTAAAGTACAAAAAAGTTATACATGCATGTTCACTGAAAAAGGATTTCAAACTTTTCTCGCATGGAGATCAAACTATTATTGGGGATAGAGGTATAAATCTCAGTGGTGGCCAGAAGCAACGAGTGCAGCTTGCACGGGCGCTTTATCAAGATGCAGATATTTATCTACTTGATGATCCCTTCAGTGCTGTTGATGCTCACACTGGGTCAGAACTGTTCAAGGTTGGACTTCCTCAGTGTATCAAAAAATGATGCAATTCAGTAAATGAAATTTGGCTAACATTTGTTGTGGAAATGCAGGGGTACATATTGACAGCATTAGCAAGTAAGACTGTGATATTTGTGACCCATCAAGTTGAATTTCTCCCTGCTGCTGATTTGATACTGGTATGAAAATATGGAATTCAGGCTTTATTTCATGTCTTAGAATAGTAAAGTTAATTAGAATTTGTAAAAGGATTGTTGTTAGTATCAGCTTATATTTTTCACTTTCAgtggcatttatttattgcttaTCGCCATTCTTAAATGTTCTCTGTTTCAAATCTCCTTTGTAATGTTAGCAGGCCATGTTTTTAGAGGTTAGGTGGAGCAAATTCTAGACCAGGATGTTACAATAAACAAAACAGTTTCCAATTACATGTGGGATTTACAAAACCATGCCAAAAGAAAGTTTCTGTAGCTtctaaactaattaaatatgaaaatcaacAGTATAAAAAATGACACATAATTACAAGCTCATGGGTGAGTTTGGTTCTGTGATAATCTGACCTTATCTTCAGCATTTGAGATTGGTAAGTAAAATATCCTTAACCAAAAGGGAAAAAGCAAAAACTATTTTGAGAGCTTTTTTCACAATGTTACTAGTGAAGTGGCCGAAGCATTTTGTTGACAagatctaaaaaaataattattttttattatcattaccaattttttccttctaaatttTCATCAGGTGC from Mangifera indica cultivar Alphonso chromosome 8, CATAS_Mindica_2.1, whole genome shotgun sequence includes:
- the LOC123223604 gene encoding ABC transporter C family member 5-like isoform X2, whose amino-acid sequence is MTGIIVLLNRISVSYSERQLHYALLKAIQGLPILELSSICINLTLFLVFLFIISAKQVFVCLGRIRILKDDSVASSSPVRRSSVDGEIRDVKISTRFKMSVFCCFYVLFLQVLVLGFDGVGLIRKAVDGKVVDWSTLCLPAAQGLAWFVLSFSALHCKFQVSEKFPLLLRVWWVVSFLICLCTLYVDGRGLLVEGARYLCSHAVANSAATPAFAFLCFAANAGVTGIQVCRNSDLQEPLLLEEATGCLKVTPYGEAGLFSLATLSWLNPLLSIGAKRPLELKDIPLLAPKNRAKTNYKILNSNWEKVKSENPSERPSLAWAILKSFWKEAAWNALFAGLNTIVSYVGPFMLSNFVDYLGGKETFPHEGYVLAGIFFAAKLVETLTTRQWYLGVDILGMHVRSSLTAMVYRKGLKLSSLAKQSHTSGEIVNYMAVDVQRIGDYSWYLHDIWMLPLQIILALGILYKNVGIASLATLIATIISIVVTVPLAKVQEGFQDKLMAAKDERMRKTSECLRNMRILKLQAWEERYRKSLEEMRGVEFKWLQKALYSQAFITFIFWSSPIFVATVTFGTSILLGAQLTAGGVLSALATFKILQEPLRNFPDLVSMMAQTKVSLDRISGFLQEEDLQEDATILVPRGTTNIAIEIENGEFCWDQCISRSTLSGISMKVERGMRVAVCGMVGSGKSSLLSCILGEIPKISGEVKVCGTAAYVSQSAWIQSGNIEENILFGSPMDKVKYKKVIHACSLKKDFKLFSHGDQTIIGDRGINLSGGQKQRVQLARALYQDADIYLLDDPFSAVDAHTGSELFKGYILTALASKTVIFVTHQVEFLPAADLILVLKEGRIIQAGKYDDLLQAGTDFITLVSAHHEAIEAIDIPNHSSEDSDEKWNHDGCAFPSKKCDTVENDIDGLTKEVQDGASASEQNAIKEKKKAKRARKKQLIQEEERVRGRVSMKVYLSYMAAAYNGLLIPPIILAQGLFQFLQIASSWWMAWANPQTEGDQSKVNPMVLLVVYMALAFGSSWFIFVRAVLVATFGLAAAQKLFSKMLRSVFRAPMSFFDSTPAGRILNRVSIDQSVVDLDIPFRLGGFASTTIQLLGIVGVMTKVTWQVLLLVIPMAVACLWMQKYYMASSRELVRILSIQKSPIIHLFGESIAGAATIRGFGQEKRFMKRNLYLLDCFGHPFFCSIAAIEWLCLRMAGLAVTYGLNLNARLSRWILSFCKLENKIISIERIYQYTQIPGEDPSFVEDSRPPSSWPENGTIQLIDLKVRYAENLPMVLHGVNCVFPGGKKIGIVGRTGSGKSTLIQALFRLIEPAVGKIIIDNIDISTIGLHDLRSRLGIIPQEPTLFEGTIRCNLDPLGEHSDCEIWEALDKSQLGERVRAKDQKLDTPVLENGDNWSVGQRQLVSLGRALLKQARILVLDEATASVDTATDNLIQKIIRTEFKDCTVCTIAHRIPTVIDSDLVLVLSDGCAAEFDTPVRLLEDKSSMFLKLVMEYSSRSSSIPDI
- the LOC123223604 gene encoding ABC transporter C family member 5-like isoform X1, giving the protein MTGIIVLLNRISVSYSERQLHYALLKAIQGLPILELSSICINLTLFLVFLFIISAKQVFVCLGRIRILKDDSVASSSPVRRSSVDGEIRDVKISTRFKMSVFCCFYVLFLQVLVLGFDGVGLIRKAVDGKVVDWSTLCLPAAQGLAWFVLSFSALHCKFQVSEKFPLLLRVWWVVSFLICLCTLYVDGRGLLVEGARYLCSHAVANSAATPAFAFLCFAANAGVTGIQVCRNSDLQEPLLLEEATGCLKVTPYGEAGLFSLATLSWLNPLLSIGAKRPLELKDIPLLAPKNRAKTNYKILNSNWEKVKSENPSERPSLAWAILKSFWKEAAWNALFAGLNTIVSYVGPFMLSNFVDYLGGKETFPHEGYVLAGIFFAAKLVETLTTRQWYLGVDILGMHVRSSLTAMVYRKGLKLSSLAKQSHTSGEIVNYMAVDVQRIGDYSWYLHDIWMLPLQIILALGILYKNVGIASLATLIATIISIVVTVPLAKVQEGFQDKLMAAKDERMRKTSECLRNMRILKLQAWEERYRKSLEEMRGVEFKWLQKALYSQAFITFIFWSSPIFVATVTFGTSILLGAQLTAGGVLSALATFKILQEPLRNFPDLVSMMAQTKVSLDRISGFLQEEDLQEDATILVPRGTTNIAIEIENGEFCWDQCISRSTLSGISMKVERGMRVAVCGMVGSGKSSLLSCILGEIPKISGEVKVCGTAAYVSQSAWIQSGNIEENILFGSPMDKVKYKKVIHACSLKKDFKLFSHGDQTIIGDRGINLSGGQKQRVQLARALYQDADIYLLDDPFSAVDAHTGSELFKGYILTALASKTVIFVTHQVEFLPAADLILVLKEGRIIQAGKYDDLLQAGTDFITLVSAHHEAIEAIDIPNHSSEDSDEKWNHDGCAFPSKKCDTVENDIDGLTKEVQDGASASEQNAIKEKKKAKRARKKQLIQEEERVRGRVSMKVYLSYMAAAYNGLLIPPIILAQGLFQFLQIASSWWMAWANPQTEGDQSKVNPMVLLVVYMALAFGSSWFIFVRAVLVATFGLAAAQKLFSKMLRSVFRAPMSFFDSTPAGRILNRVSIDQSVVDLDIPFRLGGFASTTIQLLGIVGVMTKVTWQVLLLVIPMAVACLWMQKYYMASSRELVRILSIQKSPIIHLFGESIAGAATIRGFGQEKRFMKRNLYLLDCFGHPFFCSIAAIEWLCLRMELLSTFVFFFCMVLLVRFPHGAIDPSMAGLAVTYGLNLNARLSRWILSFCKLENKIISIERIYQYTQIPGEDPSFVEDSRPPSSWPENGTIQLIDLKVRYAENLPMVLHGVNCVFPGGKKIGIVGRTGSGKSTLIQALFRLIEPAVGKIIIDNIDISTIGLHDLRSRLGIIPQEPTLFEGTIRCNLDPLGEHSDCEIWEALDKSQLGERVRAKDQKLDTPVLENGDNWSVGQRQLVSLGRALLKQARILVLDEATASVDTATDNLIQKIIRTEFKDCTVCTIAHRIPTVIDSDLVLVLSDGCAAEFDTPVRLLEDKSSMFLKLVMEYSSRSSSIPDI